Genomic segment of bacterium:
ACTCGTCGATGCCCGGGCAAAACTCTACGCCGCGCGTTCGAAACGACCGGCACCGTTGCGCGACGACAAGATCCTGGTCGGATGGAACGGATTGATGATCTCGTCGTTCGCTCGTGCGGGCTTCGTTCTTGGGGAAGCTTCGTACACACGGCACGCGGTTCGAGCCGCCGAGTTGATCCTGGATCACGGACTGCAGGAGAACCGACTGCGCCGTGTCCTGCGCGGCACCCGCGCCCGGGGTCCCGCCTTCCTCGAGGACTACTCGTTCGCGATCGCAGCCTTTCTCGACCTCTACGAAGCAGCTCCCGATCCCCGCTGGATCCGTGCGGCCGAACGACTCCAGTCGACACTCGACGAGCACTACCACGACGATATCGGCGGAGGGTATTTCCGCAGCGCCAATGATCACGAGAGCCTGATCGCTCGCGAAAAACCGTCCAGGGATGGCGCGCTACCGGCCGGCAATGGCGTGGCCGCACTCAACCTGCTGCGCCTCTCGGAGTACACCCAGAACATCGCTTATATCGAGTCCGCCTCGCTGCTCTTCTCCGCCTATTACGATGCTCTGACGCAACGACCGACCTCGATCGCGGAGATGCTTCTGGCCGTGGACTACCAGACCGAAACCACCAAGGAAATCGTGATCGTCGCCCCCTCTTCCGGAGCAGATCCTTCAGCCATGCTCGCCCCGCTGCGAAATCACTATCTGCCGAGCAGGATCGTCTCGATCGTCCGACAAGGTGCCGACCTCGAAGCCCACGCCGGCGTGGTTCCATTGGTCCGCGACAAGAAGGCCCAGGGAGGTGCGGTGACCGCCTATGTTTGTGAGAACCGCGTGTGTGACGCGCCGACGACGGACCCCGCGGTGTTCGCCGGACAGATCTCGAAGACCGCGAGATTGGAGTTCGAGTGAGCAATACGGAAAACCCAACGCGACTCGTCGTGGTCCGCCACGGTCACATCGAGGCGAATTCGAGTGCCGTCTGGCACGGATCGACCGACAGCCCACTCACCGAACTGGGCCGGATCCAGGCACGACAAGTGGCCGACTTCGTCCGTGACGAATTCCCGAATTGCAGCGCTCTATACACCAGTCCTCTGGAACGCGCTCGCCACACGGCCGAGGCGATCGGCCGATCCCTGGGTGCCGACCCGATTCACGACGCGGGACTCGCCGAGTGGTGCATCGGCGAACTCGAAGGAAAGCACTATCAGGTCCTGCTCGAAGAACTGGATTTCTTTCAGAAGGTGGCCGCGGATCGCGA
This window contains:
- a CDS encoding thioredoxin domain-containing protein, which translates into the protein PGADVMRLAADRYARVADPTWGGVGRQTKFPSRLPIRFLLRYQRRTGDSRALDMATLALDKMAAGGIYDHVGGGFHRYSTEVRWLVPHFEKMLYDNAQLSLAYLEAFQVTGRPEYERIVRETLDYVIREMTSPEGGFYSASDADSIGPSGETEEGYFYTWTPAELDAVLGQELAQTFGAYYGVTEAGNFEGRNILHHWRELARVAKDLGASPDSVRSQLVDARAKLYAARSKRPAPLRDDKILVGWNGLMISSFARAGFVLGEASYTRHAVRAAELILDHGLQENRLRRVLRGTRARGPAFLEDYSFAIAAFLDLYEAAPDPRWIRAAERLQSTLDEHYHDDIGGGYFRSANDHESLIAREKPSRDGALPAGNGVAALNLLRLSEYTQNIAYIESASLLFSAYYDALTQRPTSIAEMLLAVDYQTETTKEIVIVAPSSGADPSAMLAPLRNHYLPSRIVSIVRQGADLEAHAGVVPLVRDKKAQGGAVTAYVCENRVCDAPTTDPAVFAGQISKTARLEFE
- a CDS encoding histidine phosphatase family protein; the protein is MSNTENPTRLVVVRHGHIEANSSAVWHGSTDSPLTELGRIQARQVADFVRDEFPNCSALYTSPLERARHTAEAIGRSLGADPIHDAGLAEWCIGELEGKHYQVLLEELDFFQKVAADRDFTPPGGESRAQVIDRFVASVTRIAREHDGYVVVVTHGAASALGIAQILGKPEDWREYHASNCGVTEIEFGEPPRILNFNHTAHME